The following proteins come from a genomic window of Nicotiana tomentosiformis chromosome 12, ASM39032v3, whole genome shotgun sequence:
- the LOC138902738 gene encoding uncharacterized protein — MGSLAHLEVYQRPLAKEVHRLDSLGVCLADSSEGRVIVQNKAEPSLVVEVKEKQHNDPSLVQLKEGIQKYKTMAFALGMDDGTLRYKGRLCVLNVDGLREIIMAEAHASRWIGLVTKGTMSKFLEI; from the exons atgggtagtttagcacacttggaggtatatcaaaggccattggccaaggaagtccatcgattggATAGTTTGGGTgtttgtcttgcggactctagtgaaggaagggtaattgtgcaaaataaggcCGAaccatcgcttgttgtggaagtcaaagagaagcaacacAACGATCCAtctttggtgcaattgaaggaggggatacAAAAATATAAGACTATGGCTTttgctcttggcatggatgatggtacactaaggtacaaagggcgactatgtgttttgaatgtagatggtctccgggaaataATCATGGCTGAAGCTCAtgcttctag gtggataggcctagttacaaagggaACTATgtcgaaatttttggaaatttag
- the LOC138902739 gene encoding uncharacterized protein, translating into MDLPICYGYGLRGHIQRECRSSRQGAGRGTTQPSSSAAATSSAPPPARGPPAPVGRGAARGGAQISGGPNCFYAMSGRQSTEASPDVITELEQLPEPFSVSTLVSESIMAARVYRGCVVTVRGRDTVADLN; encoded by the exons atggacttacctatatgttacgggtacggattgaggggtcatattcagagggagtgtcgttcatcccgccaAGGTGCTGGTAGGGGCACAACAcagccatccagttctgcagctgctacatcttcagcaccccctccagctcgaggccctCCGGCTCCagtagggcgtggtgcagctaggggtggtgcacagattTCAGGAGGACCCAactgtttctatgctatgagtggtcgccagagtacagaggcttctccagatgtcatcacag AACTAGAACAGCTTCCcgagccattctctgtatctactctggttagcgagtctattatggctgcacgagtttataggggttgtgttgtcacggtgcgtggtcgggacaccgttgCCGATCTCAATTAA